Proteins encoded together in one Lathyrus oleraceus cultivar Zhongwan6 chromosome 5, CAAS_Psat_ZW6_1.0, whole genome shotgun sequence window:
- the LOC127087429 gene encoding multiple organellar RNA editing factor 1, mitochondrial has protein sequence MASSLIIYRRSLRALSSLHHSFSATSSLPISSHISSSPSCSRRESSPYVIGVQSRSFRSTSISLLSSRYTETPDEIGPDTILFEGCDYNHWLFVMDFPKDNKPSPEEMVRTYEETCAKGLNISVEEAKKKIYACSTTTYTGFQAVVTEEESKKFESLPGVIFVLPDSYIDPVNKQYGGDQYIDGTIIPRPPPIQYGRNQGGRRDFNRQGQGNPSYNNQGGRNFGPSQNYPPQQGSQGYPPQQGSQGYPPQQNYSPPRNIDQAPQNYSQQQTFGSAPPQQSFGSPGQGERRNYAPQQNFGPPGQGERRNYAPQQNFGPPGQGERRNYAPQQNFGPPGQGERGNFAPQQNFGPPGQGERGNFAPQQNFGPTGQGERGNFAPQQNFGPPRQGERRDSVPSEGGWDFKPSYMEEFEQADKGNHHAREQSGSQQRFPPPGPGNFPG, from the exons ATGGCATCGTCGCTAATTATCTACCGCCGTAGCTTGAGAGCACTCTCCTCCCTCCACCATTCCTTTTCAGCCACTTCATCACTCCCAATCAGCAGCCACATTTCATCATCACCATCATGTTCACGCCGGGAATCATCGCCGTATGTCATCGGCGTTCAATCGCGTTCATTCAGGTCTACGTCAATTTCTCTCCTGTCTTCTCGTTACACAGAAACCCCCGACGAGATTGGTCCTGATACCATCCTCTTCGAGGGTTGCGACTACAACCACTGGCTCTTCGTCATGGATTTTCCCAAAGACAACAAGCCTTCACCCGAAGAAATGGTTCGCACCTACGAAGAGACCTGTGCCAAGGGTCTCAACATCAg TGTGGAAGAGGCAAAGAAGAAAATTTACGCTTGCAGCACAACCACTTACACTGGCTTTCAGGCTGTGGTCACTGAAGAAGAGTCCAAGAAATTTGAAA GTCTTCCCGGAGTCATCTTTGTGCTACCGGATTCGTATATTGACCCTGTCAACAAGCAATATGGAG GAGACCAGTACATTGATGGAACAATCATCCCTCGGCCTCCACCCATACAATACGGGAGAAACCAAGGAGGAAGACGAGACTTTAATCGACAAGGACAAGGGAATCCCTCTTACAATAATCAGGGTGGAAGAAACTTCGGACCTTCACAAAATTATCCACCCCAACAAGGATCACAAGGATATCCACCCCAACAAGGATCACAAGGATATCCACCCCAACAAAATTATTCACCCCCGCGCAACATTGATCAAGCCCCACAGAATTACTCCCAACAACAAACCTTTGGTTCTGCTCCACCACAACAGAGCTTTGGATCACCAGGACAAGGAGAAAGAAGAAATTATGCACCGCAGCAGAACTTCGGACCACCGGGACAAGGGGAAAGAAGAAATTATGCGCCGCAACAGAACTTTGGACCACCGGGACAAGGGGAAAGAAGAAATTATGCGCCACAACAGAACTTCGGACCACCAGGGCAAGGAGAAAGAGGAAATTTTGCGCCACAGCAGAACTTCGGACCACCAGGACAAGGGGAAAGAGGAAATTTCGCTCCACAACAGAACTTCGGACCAACAGGACAAGGAGAAAGAGGAAATTTTGCTCCTCAACAGAACTTCGGACCACCAAGACAAGGAGAAAGAAGAGACTCTGTGCCTAGTGAAGGTGGATGGGATTTCAAACCGTCGTATATGGAGGAATTCGAACAGGCCGACAAGGGGAATCATCATGCAAGAGAACAGTCAGGTTCCCAGCAAAGATTTCCACCTCCGGGCCCGGGCAATTTTCCCGGATAG